A region of the Acinetobacter defluvii genome:
ATTTTCACAGGGTTGTAAACAGGGCTACCTGCTTGAAGAACACCTGAATAAACACGTACGAACGTTAAGTTACCAACGAATTTATCGTTCATGATTTTGAACGCTAACGCAGAGAATGGTGCTTCATCAGACGCTTCACGAGAACCTTCAGTTTCGTCTTTGTCGTCAAGAATACCTTTGATCGCTTCAACGTCAGTTGGTGCTGGTAAGAATTCAATCACAGCATCCAACATACGTTGAACACCTTTGTTTTTGAATGCAGAACCACACATCATTGGCTGAATTTCGTTTGCCAAAGTACGTGTGCGTAGACCACCAACAATCTCTTCTTTCGTAAGATCGCCTTCTTCTAGGTATTTATCCATGAGTTCTTCTGATGCTTCTGCAGCAGCTTCAACCATGTTAGTACGCCATTCTTGCGCTAATTCTACTAAGTCAGCAGGGATCTCACCGTATTCAAACTTCATACCTTGAGATGCTTCATCCCAGATAATCGCTTTCATTTCGATTAGGTCAACAACACCTTGGAAGTTTTCTTCAGCGCCAACTGGAATAACGATCGGCACTGGGTTTGCGCCCAAGCGAGTTTTCATTTGTTCTACAGCACGGAAGAAGTTCGCACCAGTACGGTCCATTTTGTTTACGAACGCAATACGTGGAACTTTATATTTGTTTGCTTGACGCCATACAGTTTCAGACTGAGGTTGAACACCACCTACCGCACAGTAAACCATGCACGCACCATCAAGAACACGCATAGAACGTTCAACTTCGATCGTGAAGTCTACGTGTCCTGGGGTGTCAATAACGTTGATACGGTGTTGATCGAACTGGTTACCCATACCAGACCAGAAGCATGTTACTGCTGCTGAAGTAATGGTAATACCACGTTCTTGTTCCTGTTCCATCCAGTCAGTAGTTGCCGAACCTTCGTGAGTTTCACCAAGTTTGTGGCTTTGACCTGTGTAAAACAAAATACGTTCTGAAGTTGTTGTTTTACCCGCATCAATGTGTGCAGAGATACCAATGTTACGGTAACGAGAAATTGGGGTTTGACGAGCCATGATTTCTAGCATTCCTAAATTTTGTTGTTTAAAACAGGACGCATCAATAAGTATTGATGCGTACGGATACTTAATACGAATTTAAGGACAACTTAAATTCCCGCCCATCCCCCACTTTGGTAGAGGGCGATGTTAAATCGTGCTGTAATTCGCATAAGTATTCTCCTGATTAGGGACTGTTTTAGCCGCTTAGAAGCGGTAGTGAGAGAAGGCTTTGTTGGCTTCAGCCATACGATGCACATCTTCACGTTTTTTGATCGCTGCGCCTTTACCTTCAGCTGCATCAAGCAACTCACCAGCAAGACGTAAAGCCATAGTTTTTTCAGAACGCTTAGCAGCAGCATCTACTAACCAACGCATCGCTAAGGCAGTACGACGGGATGGGCGTACTTCCATAGGAACTTGATATGTAGCACCACCAACACGGCGTGCTTTTACTTCGACCATAGGACGAACTTTTTCAAGAGTAGTCTCGAAAAATTCAACTGGGTCTACTTTGTTTTTTTCTTGAACGCGGTCTAAAGCACCGTAAACGATACTTTCAGCAATAGATTTTTTACCATCTTGCATTACATGGTTCATGAATTTAGCGATTGTTTGGCTGCTGAACTTAGGATCCGGAAGGATTTCACGAGCAGCGACTACGCGACGTCTTGGCATTTTAAACTACCTATAAATATGACACTTCAGGTTAATCCAGCATGAGCACCAAGTGTCAGGTGCATTCGCTGGCCTTACTACACGTCGCTTGAATTTCACAAATTTAAATGCAGAAATCAGACAAGCGAGACGATAAAGGATTGCGGTTTGCGATCTTAAGATTTAATTCTTAAAGAATTATTTCTTAGGACGTTTAGCACCGTATTTAGAACGTGATTGGTTACGATCTTTCACACCAGCACAGTCTAAAGAACCACGAACGGTATGGTAACGTACACCTGGTAAGTCTTTAACACGACCACCACGGATAAGAACAACACTGTGCTCTTGTAGGTTATGACCTTCACCACCGATGTAGCTAGAAACTTCGAAACCTGAAGTTAAACGCACACGGCAAACTTTACGCATTGCTGAGTTAGGTTTTTTAGGTGTAGTTGTATAAACACGTGTACAAACACCACGACGTTGTGGACAAGCCTTCAACGCAGGAACTTTAGATTTTTCAACTAAAGTTGTGCGACCCTTACGGATCAACTGATTTGTTGTTGCCATATGGCAATTCTCCCGTTAATAAAAAGCCTCAAAAAATTACCACTTTTTGAGGGCATGCAATTGTAAGTCAAGATGCAAAAATGGTCAACATTCGACACTTATCAAATATTGACCATCTGTGTATTTCTCTCACTTTTTTAGCTGTTTTCTTCACCACATCTAAAATAAGAAAAAGTTTATATTAGATTAACTTTTCTTTTCATCCTTTGATTTTGTTTTAGCTTCAAGCTTTTGCGTATCCTTTTCAATGTCATCTAATTGTTTAACGGCTTGTTTCTCTGTTGCTACAGTCTTATCGGCTTGAGTATTTTTTGTTGCATTTTTTTCACTCACTTGTGAATTTTCAGCCAACTTTTCAACTTTATCTGCTGCTTTAGTCGTTTGCTCATCACCAATTGTTTCATTTTCAGTAGCAATATGTTGTTTAGCTAAATCAGCAATACTGATTTCTGGCTCATCACTTTTTAGGTTTTGTGCTTCATCTTTTTTCAACACTTGGACATCTTGGATAATTTCATTATCCTCTGACTGCTCAACTGCATTTTCCGCTACTGCGTCGCTCTTATCGACTTGAGTATCTTTTGTGGCACTCTTTTGACTCACTTGCGATTTTTCAGCCACCTTTTCTACTTTATCCGCTGATTCAGTAGTCTGCTCATCGCCAGTTGTTTCATTTTCAGTAGCAATGTGTTGTTTAGCTAAATCAGCAATATTGATTTCTGCCTCATCACTTTTTAAGTTGTGTGCTTCATCTTTTTTCAACACTTGGACATCTTGAATAATTTCATTTTCAGAGAGCTGTGCTGTAGTTGCTGTGTTTAACTCAGGTGCAGCACCTTCATGCTCAGGTGCTTGTAATAATGGGCTGGCTTGTGCAAGCAAAATTTCAGACTTCTCAAACGCAGCTAAAGCACTAATATTTTCTTGAGGATGTTGGATTAAATACTGCTGCGCACCTTTAAAGACGATTTGCGCTTTTTCAGTTGCATCATCAACCAACTTCCAACTATACGTTGCGCTAATCCCAATACAAGCAAATGGGGTAAGTTTAGAAATAATATTGAATTGTGGAAAATTTTCTAACCATGCCCACTTAAATGTACCATCTTCATTGCTAATCCAGTTTTTCCAGACATCGGTTGAATTACTTGAACCAAGTAGCTGTTGAAATTGACTCATATCCTGAGTTTTTAAAGTATTTGCAAATGTACGCAAGGCGATCAACAACGCTTGTTTTTCCGCCACAGAACCAATGTCAATTGTTTTGAAAATAAATTCAACCACTTCATGATCTTCAGGTTTCAACTCAAAACCATGCGCACGCCCTGTTTGGTAAATACTACGTAATGCCAAAGCAATTGAGCTTGGAACATCTATCGCAGAACCAATAACACCCGTTGCACCTGTCAATGCACCTTGAATCGCAGCAAGAACTTTATTTTGATTGGCGAGCGCTTGGCTAATACGTTGTGAACGTGCCGAATCTTGGCTCAACTCTTGGATATCTTTCACACCTACTTCTTTTAACAGCTTTTCTACTGAGCTGCTGTCTGACACAAAGTCATTTAACTTCTCAAAAAAGTAATCTGACATTTTGTCATTCAACTGTGGCGAGATAAATGACGCAACATTATTGATTTTCTTATAATGACGACCAAGTAACTGACTCGACACTTTAGGTAAATGTTCACGCATCATTTGCTGTGGATTATCATACTGTTTTTTTTCAAAGATACTTTGAGTACGTGCTTTACCTTCCACCACGGAGTCACTTTCTGGCGCTTGACTGAGTTTGCTCACTGAGTTTGGTGCAACATGATTGAATAAATTTAAACCTGTCGTACCAATTTTTTTAGCGAGACCAAATGTATTGGATAACATGCTACTTGATTGTTTATTATTAGAATCTGCCATTTGCACTCTACTCCATTCATTTTTATCGGCTTAGTCGAATACTAAGGATAGTCTAAAATTATCTCAACTATATTTGTGTATGCTTGAGCTAAAAATACAAAATCATGACAATTGCTTAACGCTAAAACACACTTGAGTCATAATTTGTCGCATTGCTGCGAATACAACTGGTACTTCAGTCAAGCCATCGTTATGCTTATGTCAAGATTTCAAAAGATTATTGAATAATATGCATAACAATTCACAACACGATGCAATACCAACACAGCACATTTTAAAACTTAGTGCTGAGCAAAAATATCATGATGAATTACAACGTCTAAAAGAACATGATCAAAAGCGTAAACCGCAAGGTTGGCAACTGTCTGCCTATGCGGTACGGGATTTTATTTTAGGTAATCCACAGCTCAATATTCAAAAAAAATTTTATGGCGATGATGCCTTGGTCGATCGTGCTTTAGTCACCTTAATGGGCAATCAAGGCTTGATGCTTGTCGGTCAACCCGGTACTGCAAAATCCATGTTATCTGAACTGTTTAGTGCAGCAATCAGTGGCAACTCGCAACTCACAGTGCAAGGGACAGCAGGAACAACCGAAGATCACATTAAATATTCATGGAATTATGCGTTGCTTTTATCGGAAGGTCCTACGGATAAGTCCTTGATTCCCTCCCCGATTTATTTTGCAATGCAACAAGGCAAATTGGCACGTTTTGAGGAAATTACCCGTTGTCCACCTGAGATTCAGGATGTATTAGTGTCGTTATTGTCAGAAAAACAAATGATGATTCCTGAAATGGGACAGGATTTTAGTGTTTCAGCGCAGCATGGTTTTAACTTGATTGCTACTGCCAACTTGCGTGATCGTGGTGTGCATGAAATGTCTGCTGCATTGAAACGTCGCTTTAATTTTGAAACCGTAAAACCGATTCAAAACCGTGACTTTGAAGCGGAATTGGTACAGTTACAACTAAAACAGCAAGTCGGTGATTTATTTTCAGAACTGACCGTACCACCGCAAGTGATTGAATTGCTTGTCACCATTTTCAATGAATTGCGTACAGGTCAAAGTCTACAAGGTGCAAATTTAAAAACTCCTGATGCAGTCATGTCGACTGCGGAAGCGGTGAATATTGCCCATGCTGCAAGTTTACAAGCGATTTATTTGGGCAATGGTGTGCTGCAAGCTGAGCATATCGCACAGCAATTGATCGGTGTAGTGTTTAAAGACAATCCTGAAGATGCCAAACGTCTGCGTTATTATTTGGACAGTGTGGTCAAAGAGCGTGCCCGTAAAGACAAAGATTGGAAAGCCTTTTTTGATGCGAGCCGTGAGTTTTAATCATGGCAGAATTTCATGCAGCAGCACTGCCTGAACGACTGCAACAGGCATTTCAAGCCAAGCAAAGCCTTGCCGCACAACAGGTTTATTTTGCACCTGTTCGTCATCATAGTCCTGCCTGTGCCTATGCCTTGCAACAGTATATTCAGGCACTCCAACCCACGCATATTTTGATCGAAGCACCGCATAGTTTTCAATTTTTACTTGAAGCTTTGTTGGATGCGGATACGCAGCCACCGATTGCGATTTTTGCACAAGCACAGCGACACAAAGCAGCTCAAGCATCTTCGCAAAACAAAAAATCGGATGAGGATGAAGAACCGCAAGAAGATCAAACGCCTGCGCTCTTTTCGGCTTATTATCCTTTCTGTGAATATTCACCTGAATGGGTAGCATTAAAACAAGGTACTACTCAACATGCCAAGATCGAATTTATTGATCTGTCTTGGCAAGAACAAAGTGCGTTTAAATTGGAAAATGCATCCTTAGATTGGTCACAAAAAAATCTGATTTCTGAGCGTTATTTAGCGCACAGTCAATATATTCAAAATCTTGCACAGCAGCTGCATTGTCGCAATCATGATGAACTTTGGGATCATTTATTTGAATTACAAAGCATTTCCAAGCTCAAACAAGCTGAAAAATTTTTCGATGATGTGTTTACATGGTGCTCTTTGGCACGTTTAGACTATGAACAAGATGTTCTGTTACAGGAAGCCTCCTTGCATCGTGAAGACTGCATGTGGCAAAAAATCCAAGCCTGTTTAAACCCTAAACATAAAATTTTAGTGGTCACGGGTGGTTTTCATACCTTGGCTTTGATTGAAAATTTAGCGCAAAAAGACACAGTAAAACGCTACCCCATTCAAGTCAATAAAAAGGAAAAATGGCAGGAAAGTGCATGGTTAATTCGTTATAGTTTTGACCGTTTGGATGCGTTAAATGGTTATGCTTCGGGTATGCCATCGCCTGCATTTTATCAACAGTTTTGGCAAGACTTAAATCAAGCAGATGAGCAGGAAAAGTCACAAACACATGTTGATGAACATTTGATTCAACAACAATTTCTAAAATATCTGACCGAAATTTGTCATCATTTGGATGAGAAACAAGTGTTGGATGTTACAGCCTATATTGCCCTGAAAAATACCGCAGAATTGGCATTTCAATTGGCACATTTACGGGGACATTATCGCCCAAGTCGTTATGACCTGTTGGATGCCTTGCAAAGTGCCTTGGTCAAAGGTGAATTGGATGATGGACAACACCTGTTATTTCAGGAAATTTACAGTTATTTAAGTGGGCAACAGCTTGGTAAAGTTGCTGCACATCAGCACAGCCCTGCGCTATTACAAAATATTTTTAAACAAATTGAAAAATATCGTTTCAATGTCAGTGATACCATTCCACGCAACCGAAAACTTGATATTTACCGTAAACCATTACATCAAGACATCAGTCAATTTCTGAATTTACTTGAATTTGTCGATTGTGGTTTTGCACAGCGTCTGTCAGGTCCTGATTTTACTCATGGCGCAGGTCTAGATTTGCTGTTTGAAGAATGGCGTTATACATGGTCGCCCTCGGTTGAAGCGCGTTTGATCGAACTTGCAGAATTGGGTGATCAGTTACAGCAAATTGCCTTAGGAAAAATTCTCGCTTTACAGCAACATAATCAGGAAAATGGACTTGGGCATTCGGCATTTGAAACTGCAAAATTACTGACTTTAGCCTGTCGTTTGGGCTTAAAAGAACAACTGAATATTTTGCAAAAACAATTGGATGATTATTTACAAACCGATCAAAGCCTACACTCTGTCGTTGCTGCAGCACAGCAATTGTATTATCTGTGGAGTGGTCGCCAATTATTGCAATTGCCTGAACATATTTTACAGCAAAGTTTGGTTCAGGCAGTGAAGCAAGCCTGTTTTTTACTCGACCAACTGTATGACACGCATGAAGATAAAATCGAAGAAAATCTGAAAAGTTTTAAGACTTTGCATGATCTGATTTTGTCTGTTTCTAAGCTCAAATCACAACAAGACAATGACTCACTCTTGGCATTGTTTTATCAGCATGTGGAACGTCAACAGTTTGATCAATACCATCTCAGTAAATTAAAAGGTGCTTTGGATACGTTGATGTTTCTTGATCATCGCATTGATCAAGCGCAATTACAGCAATATTTAAAAACTGCCTTTGCCATCGGCTGTGATGCCGATGAAGCCGTACAATATATTCAAGGTATGTTTGCCATTGCGCCTGAGATTTTTGTGCAATCCCCGATTGCGATCAATGCCTTATATGATTTGGTCAAACATTGGCGAGAAGATACGTTTTTACAGATTTTGCCTGATCTGCGTTACATTTTCAGTCAACTCAGTCCAAAGCAAAATTCATCCGTTTCGCAAAATGTTGCCCGTATGGCAGGACTTGCCGAAGATGTGGTTTTAGATCAAGTCCATAGTCATATCAATGAACACGACATGCTGAATGCAGCACATTTAAATCAACAATTACAACAACTTTTACAGCATGATCAACTGCAAGATTGGATCACAGGAGTTGAAAAATGACACAAAACAACACTGCGCCATCCGATTTAGATCAACAAGAAACCGCTTTGGACAGCTTAGATGCAGCGCGGCGTTGGCGACTGATTTTAGGACGTTATTCGGATCAAAGTTTATCCGCAGCCAATTTATCAGGCGAACAACTTAAATTGGAACGCAATCTCGACTATTTATATCAAAATGAATATAAACGCCGAGGGGTTCAGCAAGGTTCAAACCGACATGGTGGGCTTGAGGGTTCACAACTGACTGCAATCAATTGGCTCAATCAAAGTCGAAAATTATTTCCCAAATCCACTTTTGAGCGGATGCAAAAGCATGCGCTTGAACGTTATCAGTTGAAAGACTTACTGAAAGACCCGCAAAGTATTCGTGAATTAGAACCCAATCCTGCCACTGCCAAAGCACTGCTCAGTATGCGTGGGCGTTTGAGTGCCGAAGCCAAAGAAGCGGTGCGGGATGTGATTCGTCAGGTGGTTGAGGAATTATTACAAAAAATTCGCACACAGTTTTTGCAGTCCCTACAAGGTCGGCGTAACCGTTTTCGTCGTACGCATATCAAACAAGCGCAAAATTTTGATTGGAAACGTACCATTCAAAACAATCTGAAAAATTATCAAGCTGAGCATAAAAAGCTGATTATTCAAAATCCAATTTTTAATGCACGAGTGCAAAAGCATTTGTCTTGGGAAATTGTACTGTGTGTGGATCAGAGTGGTTCAATGCTTGATTCGGTGATGTATGCCGCGATTTGTGCAAGTATTTTGGCGGCATTGCCTGCGGTGAAAATCAGCTTGGTGCTGTTTGATACGCAAATTGTCGATCTCAGTCATTTGGCGCATGATCCTGTCGAGGTCTTGCTCACGGTACAACTTGGTGGCGGAACCAATATTGGCAAAGCGATGGAATATTGTGCCAAAAAAATTACCCAACCAAATCGCAGTATTTTGATTTTGATCAGTGATTTTGAAGAAGGTGCATCGGTGCAGCATTTGTTAAATACCACCGCCCAACTGAATGAACAAGGTTGTAAATTGCTTGGGCTTGCCGCATTGGACAGCCAAGCCAATCCTGTGTATGACAGTAATATGGCGCAAAAATTACAACAACGTGGTATGCAAATCGCAGCAATGACACCTGATCATTTAGCCACTTGGTTTGCGGAGGTGATGCAATGATTGGGCAAATTTATCTGCATTATGATGAAGACAGTTTGGCATTACACAGCAATGCAGGCTTGATTCGTCGTGCTAAAAAGTCGCTTGAAGATGTGCAACTCGTTCAGGGAAATACTGCACCTTTACAGTTCAAAGTGGAAGAATTTGAGGTTGTTTTACCTGAGCAAGGCATTACTGAAGCACAATGTAATTGCCCTGCGCAAAGCTGCTGTAAACACATTCTCATCAGTATTTTTTGGTTACAGCAAAATCAAAATCTAACTGCAAATACCATACAAAGCACTGAAACATCCGCCGAACCAAGCCATAAAAATGGCAATCAAAATGATAATAAAAGCGCTACGGAAAATATTGATGCCACTGTAGACAATATCCAACACAGCTCAACTGCAAATATTGCAACACATACAGCTTTAAATACCGCCTTAACGCTGAAAGACAGTGCATTATTTAAAAAAGCAGGCAAAGCACAAACCCGTTTGGCTTTTGAAATTTGGCAGAGTTTTTGTCAAAACGCTGAGCATTGTCAAATCGACATCGCCCCTGAAAAAATCAGTTTTAAAACCACATTCAGTGACAATGCCATTTTATTTTTTCCACCGACAGGTTTTGATGGGATTCTGTCAGACCTTGCAGACAATAAGAAAAATGCGGTGCATCTTGCCTGTATTGCCTATTTATTTCACTTAAATGCGCCTGAACAATGGCAATGGGCGGAAGATTTACAGCAACAACTCAGCCAAGAACATCAGCACATTTTAAACCCTGAAGATTTTGAATTTATTCAAGAGTTACAACAACTTTGCCAACATTTTATTCAGCAAGGTTTATCACATTTGGCCAAAGAATCGGTGTTGTCATTGCACATTTTAAATATGCAGGCACGTGCACAAAATTTACCTCGTCTTGCAACGCAGTTAAGACAACTGTATGGCATGATGCGACAGTTTTTGGAAGATGATATTCAGATTGATGAACAGCAAATTTTCTCACAACTCGCCTATCTGAATGCTTATTTATTTGCTTTACAAAATAGCCAAAACCAAGCGGAAAATTTCACTCGTCTAAAAGGTGTCGTGCAACGTGATTATCAGGAAAACAGCACTGAACGTTTGATTCCTTTGGGCTGTGAATGGTGGCAAACTGACAGTGGTGCACAAGGTTTAACCGTAACCTTTTGGGATGTAGAACAACAACATAGCCGTGAAGTGACGCAAGCCCGAGCCAATCGCTTAGACAGTACATTTGATAAACATAATGTGGCGCAAACGGGCATTTGGGGCACATCTTTGGATTATTTGCTCAGTCATCAAATTCAACTGAATATTTCCAAAGCAAGCTCCAAAGTCAATCTCAGTGCAAGCGCAGAAACTCGATTTAGTCAACTTGCTGCCTTTAAAGCGCTGAATATGGATGATTTTCAGCAGCTCAATATCGGCATCAGTCGTTGGGCAGATCTGTATCAATATGTGCAACCGACCTCAAGTTTGGAAATCAATCCATATCGTTATGTGTTACTGCGTCATCAACAGATTTTTGCACCTGAACTGAACGAGCAACAACAATGTTTTGAATGTCGTATTCAGGATGATGCTGGGCAAAGTTTAAAACTGACTTTGCCGATTGAAATCGAATATCAAGTTCGTATTAAGCACCTCACAACCCTCATTCA
Encoded here:
- a CDS encoding EcsC family protein — its product is MADSNNKQSSSMLSNTFGLAKKIGTTGLNLFNHVAPNSVSKLSQAPESDSVVEGKARTQSIFEKKQYDNPQQMMREHLPKVSSQLLGRHYKKINNVASFISPQLNDKMSDYFFEKLNDFVSDSSSVEKLLKEVGVKDIQELSQDSARSQRISQALANQNKVLAAIQGALTGATGVIGSAIDVPSSIALALRSIYQTGRAHGFELKPEDHEVVEFIFKTIDIGSVAEKQALLIALRTFANTLKTQDMSQFQQLLGSSNSTDVWKNWISNEDGTFKWAWLENFPQFNIISKLTPFACIGISATYSWKLVDDATEKAQIVFKGAQQYLIQHPQENISALAAFEKSEILLAQASPLLQAPEHEGAAPELNTATTAQLSENEIIQDVQVLKKDEAHNLKSDEAEINIADLAKQHIATENETTGDEQTTESADKVEKVAEKSQVSQKSATKDTQVDKSDAVAENAVEQSEDNEIIQDVQVLKKDEAQNLKSDEPEISIADLAKQHIATENETIGDEQTTKAADKVEKLAENSQVSEKNATKNTQADKTVATEKQAVKQLDDIEKDTQKLEAKTKSKDEKKS
- a CDS encoding ATP-binding protein, with protein sequence MHNNSQHDAIPTQHILKLSAEQKYHDELQRLKEHDQKRKPQGWQLSAYAVRDFILGNPQLNIQKKFYGDDALVDRALVTLMGNQGLMLVGQPGTAKSMLSELFSAAISGNSQLTVQGTAGTTEDHIKYSWNYALLLSEGPTDKSLIPSPIYFAMQQGKLARFEEITRCPPEIQDVLVSLLSEKQMMIPEMGQDFSVSAQHGFNLIATANLRDRGVHEMSAALKRRFNFETVKPIQNRDFEAELVQLQLKQQVGDLFSELTVPPQVIELLVTIFNELRTGQSLQGANLKTPDAVMSTAEAVNIAHAASLQAIYLGNGVLQAEHIAQQLIGVVFKDNPEDAKRLRYYLDSVVKERARKDKDWKAFFDASREF
- the rpsG gene encoding 30S ribosomal protein S7, translated to MPRRRVVAAREILPDPKFSSQTIAKFMNHVMQDGKKSIAESIVYGALDRVQEKNKVDPVEFFETTLEKVRPMVEVKARRVGGATYQVPMEVRPSRRTALAMRWLVDAAAKRSEKTMALRLAGELLDAAEGKGAAIKKREDVHRMAEANKAFSHYRF
- a CDS encoding DUF5682 family protein, with the protein product MAEFHAAALPERLQQAFQAKQSLAAQQVYFAPVRHHSPACAYALQQYIQALQPTHILIEAPHSFQFLLEALLDADTQPPIAIFAQAQRHKAAQASSQNKKSDEDEEPQEDQTPALFSAYYPFCEYSPEWVALKQGTTQHAKIEFIDLSWQEQSAFKLENASLDWSQKNLISERYLAHSQYIQNLAQQLHCRNHDELWDHLFELQSISKLKQAEKFFDDVFTWCSLARLDYEQDVLLQEASLHREDCMWQKIQACLNPKHKILVVTGGFHTLALIENLAQKDTVKRYPIQVNKKEKWQESAWLIRYSFDRLDALNGYASGMPSPAFYQQFWQDLNQADEQEKSQTHVDEHLIQQQFLKYLTEICHHLDEKQVLDVTAYIALKNTAELAFQLAHLRGHYRPSRYDLLDALQSALVKGELDDGQHLLFQEIYSYLSGQQLGKVAAHQHSPALLQNIFKQIEKYRFNVSDTIPRNRKLDIYRKPLHQDISQFLNLLEFVDCGFAQRLSGPDFTHGAGLDLLFEEWRYTWSPSVEARLIELAELGDQLQQIALGKILALQQHNQENGLGHSAFETAKLLTLACRLGLKEQLNILQKQLDDYLQTDQSLHSVVAAAQQLYYLWSGRQLLQLPEHILQQSLVQAVKQACFLLDQLYDTHEDKIEENLKSFKTLHDLILSVSKLKSQQDNDSLLALFYQHVERQQFDQYHLSKLKGALDTLMFLDHRIDQAQLQQYLKTAFAIGCDADEAVQYIQGMFAIAPEIFVQSPIAINALYDLVKHWREDTFLQILPDLRYIFSQLSPKQNSSVSQNVARMAGLAEDVVLDQVHSHINEHDMLNAAHLNQQLQQLLQHDQLQDWITGVEK
- a CDS encoding VWA domain-containing protein; translated protein: MTQNNTAPSDLDQQETALDSLDAARRWRLILGRYSDQSLSAANLSGEQLKLERNLDYLYQNEYKRRGVQQGSNRHGGLEGSQLTAINWLNQSRKLFPKSTFERMQKHALERYQLKDLLKDPQSIRELEPNPATAKALLSMRGRLSAEAKEAVRDVIRQVVEELLQKIRTQFLQSLQGRRNRFRRTHIKQAQNFDWKRTIQNNLKNYQAEHKKLIIQNPIFNARVQKHLSWEIVLCVDQSGSMLDSVMYAAICASILAALPAVKISLVLFDTQIVDLSHLAHDPVEVLLTVQLGGGTNIGKAMEYCAKKITQPNRSILILISDFEEGASVQHLLNTTAQLNEQGCKLLGLAALDSQANPVYDSNMAQKLQQRGMQIAAMTPDHLATWFAEVMQ
- the rpsL gene encoding 30S ribosomal protein S12 yields the protein MATTNQLIRKGRTTLVEKSKVPALKACPQRRGVCTRVYTTTPKKPNSAMRKVCRVRLTSGFEVSSYIGGEGHNLQEHSVVLIRGGRVKDLPGVRYHTVRGSLDCAGVKDRNQSRSKYGAKRPKK